The following are encoded in a window of Longimicrobium sp. genomic DNA:
- a CDS encoding metallophosphoesterase, translated as MSIFTFHNPIVSAAQAALHHALVRQGHPDTASLSAGHEKMQQLVKLGRGFTGPRSPAPGADTTEEVADECLKLYLDYVAARFAGHEQKAQQLYDELKFSVCDPLWLEAITAYEDFVHCEGGRVSYTGLQPGEDVGPFPVDASPLRIALLADWGTGDDLAKNVLAQAKALAPHLLIHMGDVYYAGTQAEQQAYFLDVVEQYFPGTRSGRFPVYVIPGNHDYYSGGTGFTWLIGQLGRQKGSYFCLRGEGWQVVALDTGYNDRDPFTVESNITALTDDQVAWLADVMGSAGGRRTILLTHHQLYSGAGPVGEQDQGGQTVRWGINPLLYEQVRPYFGQIPVWLWGHEHNSVVFQPRQGVPPGRCIGSAAVPMMVIQDPYRQDATLQGVDGIDVPQMDPSHELGNNGVEYYHGFAMLTLDAQQATVTYYQVPPGGAYQEMLSETYPAAG; from the coding sequence ATGTCCATCTTCACCTTCCACAACCCGATCGTCTCCGCCGCGCAGGCCGCGCTGCACCACGCGCTGGTCCGGCAGGGGCACCCCGACACGGCCAGCCTGAGCGCGGGGCACGAGAAGATGCAGCAGCTGGTGAAGCTGGGCCGGGGCTTCACCGGGCCGCGCAGCCCGGCCCCGGGCGCCGACACCACCGAGGAGGTGGCCGACGAGTGCCTGAAGCTGTACCTGGACTACGTGGCGGCGCGCTTCGCGGGGCACGAGCAGAAGGCGCAGCAGCTCTACGACGAGCTGAAGTTCTCGGTGTGCGACCCGCTGTGGCTGGAGGCGATCACCGCCTACGAGGACTTCGTCCACTGCGAGGGCGGCAGGGTCAGCTACACGGGGCTCCAGCCCGGCGAGGACGTGGGCCCCTTCCCGGTCGACGCGAGCCCGCTCCGCATCGCCCTGCTCGCCGACTGGGGGACGGGCGACGACCTGGCGAAGAACGTCCTGGCGCAGGCGAAGGCACTCGCTCCGCACCTGCTGATCCACATGGGCGACGTCTACTACGCGGGGACGCAGGCCGAGCAGCAGGCCTACTTCCTCGACGTGGTCGAGCAGTACTTCCCGGGCACCAGGTCCGGCCGGTTCCCCGTCTACGTGATCCCCGGCAACCACGACTACTACTCCGGCGGGACCGGCTTCACCTGGCTGATCGGGCAGCTGGGGCGGCAGAAGGGGAGCTACTTCTGCCTGCGCGGCGAGGGGTGGCAGGTGGTGGCGCTGGACACCGGCTACAACGACCGCGACCCGTTCACGGTGGAGAGCAACATCACCGCGCTCACCGACGACCAGGTGGCGTGGCTGGCGGACGTGATGGGGAGCGCCGGCGGGCGCAGGACGATCCTGCTCACGCACCACCAGCTGTACAGCGGCGCGGGCCCGGTCGGCGAGCAGGACCAGGGCGGGCAGACGGTGCGCTGGGGGATCAACCCGCTCCTCTACGAGCAGGTGCGGCCGTACTTCGGCCAGATCCCCGTGTGGCTGTGGGGGCACGAGCACAACTCGGTGGTCTTCCAGCCGCGGCAGGGCGTGCCGCCGGGCCGGTGCATCGGCTCGGCCGCCGTGCCGATGATGGTGATCCAGGACCCGTACCGGCAGGACGCGACGCTGCAGGGCGTCGACGGCATCGACGTGCCGCAGATGGACCCTTCGCACGAGCTGGGCAACAACGGGGTCGAGTACTACCACGGCTTCGCGATGCTCACGCTGGACGCACAGCAGGCGACGGTCACCTACTACCAGGTCCCGCCCGGCGGCGCGTACCAGGAGATGCTTAGCGAGACGTACCCGGCGGCGGGGTGA
- the mqnB gene encoding futalosine hydrolase produces the protein MPAPAPLALVCSVPLECERLRGWLADAAPVEVGRKAAWSGVLGGAPVIVFPAGMGKTNAAHGLTALLERREVRGVLGFGVGGAYPGSGLEVGDVAVASRAVYGDEGVEAPGGWLSTEGIGIPLLERGGERVFNEIALDPALAGRARAALEAAGFRVRVGPFVTVSACSGTAARGTELARRFGALCEGMEGAALAHVAAIYEVPFLELRAISNRVEDRDLSRWRLREAAEAAQEAVRVVVGGWGGEEGGGARGG, from the coding sequence TTGCCCGCGCCCGCCCCGCTCGCCCTGGTCTGCTCGGTCCCGCTCGAGTGCGAGCGGCTCCGCGGCTGGCTCGCGGACGCCGCGCCGGTCGAGGTCGGCCGCAAGGCGGCGTGGAGCGGGGTGCTGGGCGGCGCGCCGGTGATCGTCTTCCCCGCGGGAATGGGCAAGACCAACGCCGCGCACGGGCTGACGGCGCTGCTGGAGAGGCGCGAGGTGCGCGGGGTGCTCGGCTTCGGCGTGGGCGGCGCGTACCCCGGCTCGGGGCTGGAGGTGGGCGACGTCGCCGTCGCCTCGCGCGCCGTCTACGGCGACGAGGGGGTGGAGGCGCCGGGCGGCTGGCTCTCGACGGAGGGGATCGGCATCCCGCTTCTGGAGCGCGGCGGCGAGCGCGTCTTCAACGAGATCGCGCTCGACCCGGCCCTCGCCGGGCGGGCGCGGGCGGCGCTGGAGGCGGCGGGCTTCCGGGTGCGCGTGGGGCCGTTCGTCACCGTCTCCGCCTGCTCGGGTACGGCGGCGCGGGGCACGGAGCTGGCCCGCCGCTTCGGGGCGCTGTGCGAGGGGATGGAGGGCGCGGCGCTGGCGCACGTGGCGGCGATCTACGAGGTGCCGTTCCTGGAGCTGCGGGCGATCAGCAACCGGGTGGAGGACCGCGACCTCTCGCGCTGGCGGCTCAGGGAGGCGGCGGAGGCGGCGCAGGAGGCGGTGCGGGTGGTGGTGGGAGGGTGGGGGGGCGAGGAGGGCGGGGGGGCCAGGGGCGGCTGA
- a CDS encoding YciI family protein: protein MSTGNFAIFYRPTRERLVETITEQEIATVQRHYDYLRRALAAGRLFLAGRCEDASLNLAVINAASEEEARAFIDGDPCVRDGLFRADLKPWRTVFTQLAA, encoded by the coding sequence ATGTCGACCGGAAACTTCGCCATCTTCTACCGCCCCACGCGCGAGCGCCTGGTGGAGACCATCACCGAGCAGGAGATCGCCACCGTGCAGCGGCACTACGACTACCTGCGCCGGGCGCTGGCCGCCGGCCGCCTCTTCCTGGCCGGCCGCTGCGAGGACGCCTCGCTGAACCTGGCGGTGATCAACGCGGCTTCCGAGGAAGAGGCACGCGCCTTCATCGACGGCGACCCGTGCGTGCGGGACGGCCTCTTCCGCGCCGACCTCAAGCCGTGGCGCACCGTCTTCACCCAGCTGGCCGCATGA